In a genomic window of Bordetella petrii:
- a CDS encoding IclR family transcriptional regulator has product MQVPSDASSSGAESGRSGPARRRRGASQGRDVPEFIVALARGLDVLRCFGPGAVALGNQDLAGLTGLPKPTISRITYTLTELGYLRYHPDSGKYSPGYGVLALGFGLLAGLEVRELAKASMAQLARDTGGAVALGAFDGDAMVYVEAIHGSSELYLRLPVGYRASLDSAMGRAYLAALPDAQREALFERLGQAAPDSAMVAQARADLASAGCCFALGAWRADINAVAVPFQSVTGEGLFVMSCGGPAGLLPAEALRERVAPALREAVRQLAGNLS; this is encoded by the coding sequence ATGCAAGTCCCTTCTGATGCTTCCTCTTCGGGCGCCGAGTCCGGCCGCAGTGGCCCGGCGCGGCGCCGCCGCGGCGCCAGCCAGGGCCGCGACGTGCCCGAGTTCATCGTGGCGCTGGCCCGCGGGCTGGACGTGCTGCGCTGCTTCGGCCCCGGCGCCGTGGCGCTGGGCAATCAAGACCTGGCGGGCCTGACCGGCCTGCCCAAGCCCACCATCAGCCGCATTACCTATACGCTGACCGAGCTGGGCTACCTGCGCTACCACCCCGACAGCGGCAAATATTCGCCAGGGTACGGCGTGCTGGCGCTGGGCTTCGGCCTGCTGGCCGGGTTGGAAGTGCGCGAGCTGGCCAAGGCGTCGATGGCGCAGCTGGCGCGCGACACCGGCGGGGCGGTGGCGTTGGGCGCGTTCGACGGAGATGCCATGGTGTATGTCGAAGCCATCCATGGCTCGTCGGAGCTGTACCTGCGCCTGCCGGTGGGCTACCGCGCCAGCCTGGACAGCGCCATGGGCCGGGCCTACCTGGCGGCGCTGCCCGACGCGCAACGCGAGGCGCTGTTCGAACGCCTGGGGCAGGCCGCGCCTGATTCCGCCATGGTGGCGCAGGCGCGCGCCGATCTGGCATCGGCCGGCTGCTGTTTTGCCCTGGGGGCCTGGCGGGCCGACATCAATGCCGTGGCGGTGCCGTTCCAGTCCGTAACCGGCGAAGGCCTGTTTGTCATGAGTTGCGGCGGCCCGGCCGGGCTGCTGCCCGCCGAGGCGCTGCGCGAGCGTGTGGCGCCGGCGCTGCGCGAGGCGGTGCGGCAGTTGGCGGGCAATCTTTCCTAG
- a CDS encoding quinone oxidoreductase family protein, translating to MASNLVKAVRIEQHGGPEVLKIVDVEVPPPAPNEVTIRQHVAGLNFIDIYYRTGLYPHPLPHGLGFEAAGVVEAVGADVAHLKKGDRVAYGQSPIGAYAQARNVPAAQVVKLPKGVAFDEAAALMLKGLTVQYLFRQTYRLQGHETILFHAAAGGVGLIACQWAKALGVKLIGTVSSPEKAELARANGAWQTIDYSRENVVERVLELTGGKKVPVVYDGVGKDTWETSLDCIEPRGLMVSFGNASGPVSGVNLATLNQKGCLYVTRPSLGLHVNTQEKLNAAASEMFDLVLKKKIKVRIDQRYTLEQAGEAQTALAARKTTGATVLTLD from the coding sequence ATGGCCAGCAATCTCGTCAAGGCAGTCCGTATCGAACAACATGGCGGGCCCGAAGTCCTGAAAATCGTCGACGTCGAAGTCCCGCCGCCGGCTCCCAATGAAGTCACTATCCGCCAGCATGTGGCGGGGCTGAACTTCATCGACATCTACTACCGCACCGGCCTGTATCCCCACCCGCTGCCGCACGGCCTGGGCTTCGAGGCCGCCGGCGTGGTCGAGGCGGTGGGGGCCGACGTGGCCCACCTCAAGAAGGGCGACCGTGTGGCCTATGGGCAAAGCCCTATCGGCGCCTACGCCCAGGCCCGCAACGTGCCGGCTGCCCAGGTCGTCAAGCTGCCCAAGGGCGTGGCCTTCGACGAGGCTGCGGCGCTGATGCTCAAGGGCCTGACCGTGCAGTACCTGTTCCGCCAGACGTACCGGCTGCAGGGCCACGAAACCATCCTGTTCCACGCAGCCGCGGGCGGCGTGGGGCTGATTGCCTGCCAATGGGCCAAGGCGCTGGGCGTGAAGCTGATCGGCACGGTGTCCAGCCCCGAGAAGGCCGAGCTGGCGCGCGCCAACGGCGCCTGGCAGACCATCGACTACTCGCGCGAGAACGTGGTCGAGCGCGTGCTGGAACTGACCGGCGGCAAGAAGGTACCCGTGGTGTATGACGGCGTGGGCAAAGACACCTGGGAAACCTCGCTCGACTGCATTGAGCCGCGCGGGCTGATGGTGAGCTTCGGCAATGCGTCGGGGCCGGTGTCGGGCGTGAACCTGGCCACCCTCAACCAGAAGGGCTGCCTGTACGTGACACGCCCGTCGCTCGGGCTGCACGTGAACACGCAAGAGAAGCTGAATGCGGCTGCCTCCGAGATGTTCGACCTGGTGCTGAAGAAGAAGATCAAGGTGCGCATCGACCAGCGCTACACCCTGGAGCAGGCCGGCGAGGCCCAGACCGCGCTGGCGGCTCGCAAGACCACCGGCGCGACCGTGCTGACGCTGGACTGA
- the htpX gene encoding protease HtpX produces MKRIFLFIVTNLAVMVVLSATLRVLGVDRYITAQGINFQSLLILSVVIGFTGAIISLLISKPMAKWSTGARVIDPAAPGGSREAWLVETVHQLADRAGIGHPEVAIYDGSPNAFATGAFKNDSLVAVSTGLLDSMTEEEVAAVLGHEVAHIANGDMITLTLIQGVVNTFVVFLARVVGYFIDRTVFRNERGVGAGYFITVLVCEIIFGLLASIIVAWFSRQREYRADAGSAQLMGSREPMMRALARLGGLEPGELPKSFEASGIAGKGGLGAIFASHPPIQARIAALQHMRVV; encoded by the coding sequence ATGAAACGCATCTTCCTGTTCATTGTCACCAACCTGGCCGTCATGGTCGTGCTGTCGGCTACGCTGCGCGTGCTCGGCGTCGACCGCTACATCACGGCCCAGGGCATCAACTTCCAGTCGCTGCTGATTCTGTCGGTGGTCATCGGGTTCACCGGCGCCATCATCTCGCTGCTGATCAGCAAGCCCATGGCCAAATGGAGCACCGGCGCCCGGGTCATCGACCCCGCCGCCCCGGGTGGCTCGCGCGAAGCCTGGCTGGTAGAAACCGTGCACCAGCTGGCCGACCGCGCCGGCATCGGCCATCCCGAAGTCGCCATCTACGACGGGTCGCCCAACGCCTTCGCCACCGGCGCGTTCAAGAACGACTCGCTGGTTGCCGTGTCCACCGGACTGCTCGACAGCATGACCGAAGAAGAAGTCGCTGCCGTGCTGGGCCACGAAGTCGCGCACATCGCCAATGGCGACATGATCACGCTCACGCTCATCCAGGGCGTGGTCAATACCTTCGTAGTGTTCCTGGCGCGCGTCGTCGGATATTTCATCGACCGCACCGTGTTCCGCAACGAGCGCGGCGTGGGCGCCGGCTATTTCATTACCGTGCTGGTCTGTGAAATCATCTTCGGCTTGCTTGCCTCGATTATCGTGGCCTGGTTCTCGCGCCAGCGCGAATACCGCGCCGACGCCGGCTCGGCCCAGCTGATGGGCTCGCGCGAACCCATGATGCGCGCCCTGGCGCGTCTGGGCGGCCTGGAACCGGGCGAGCTGCCCAAGTCGTTCGAGGCCTCGGGCATTGCCGGCAAGGGCGGGCTGGGCGCCATCTTTGCCTCGCACCCGCCCATCCAGGCCCGCATCGCTGCCCTGCAGCACATGCGGGTGGTATAA
- a CDS encoding DMT family transporter: MQALWMLVASAMFAMMGSFVKLATEHGASLPQIVLFRGFPSVVLLLLWARAGRQSIMPTSWRLHLWRNVAGVTSMWLGFFAISHLPLATATSLNYTAPLFIACWMLGWGGAQRDPVRIAAVALGFAGVIAVLRPSINHDQWLAALFGLGAGAMSAVAMLQIRQLGRIGEPEWRTVLFFSLGVCLSSMAGLAIEGWGHADLLGYAALVGVGVAGLFGQLAMTRAFGVGSALLTAALQYSTIIFAALLGMGFWGDRPDALAWAGMGLIIAAGLLSVWRTMRMPSEA, encoded by the coding sequence ATGCAGGCTCTTTGGATGTTGGTGGCGTCCGCCATGTTCGCCATGATGGGGTCGTTCGTGAAGCTGGCCACCGAGCACGGCGCTTCATTGCCCCAGATCGTGCTCTTTCGCGGTTTTCCGTCAGTCGTTTTGCTGCTGCTGTGGGCGCGCGCCGGGCGGCAGTCGATCATGCCCACCAGCTGGCGCCTGCACTTGTGGCGCAACGTGGCGGGCGTTACGTCGATGTGGCTGGGTTTTTTCGCCATTTCGCATCTGCCCCTGGCCACCGCTACCAGCCTGAACTACACGGCGCCGCTGTTCATCGCCTGCTGGATGCTGGGCTGGGGCGGGGCGCAGCGCGATCCCGTGCGCATTGCCGCCGTGGCCCTGGGTTTCGCCGGAGTGATCGCGGTACTGCGACCCAGCATCAACCATGACCAGTGGCTGGCCGCGCTGTTTGGCCTGGGGGCCGGTGCGATGTCGGCGGTGGCCATGCTGCAAATCCGCCAGCTGGGCCGCATTGGCGAGCCCGAATGGCGCACGGTGCTTTTTTTCTCGCTGGGCGTCTGCCTGAGCAGCATGGCCGGGCTGGCCATCGAGGGCTGGGGCCATGCCGACCTGCTGGGCTATGCCGCGCTGGTGGGCGTCGGCGTGGCGGGCCTGTTCGGGCAGTTGGCCATGACGCGGGCATTCGGGGTAGGCTCGGCCCTGTTGACGGCCGCGCTGCAGTATTCCACGATCATATTCGCCGCCCTGCTGGGCATGGGCTTCTGGGGCGACCGGCCCGACGCCCTGGCCTGGGCGGGCATGGGCCTGATCATCGCGGCGGGCCTGCTGTCGGTATGGCGCACCATGCGCATGCCGTCCGAGGCTTGA
- a CDS encoding Bug family tripartite tricarboxylate transporter substrate binding protein, with amino-acid sequence MFKRISLFAAAAALSASAGLAHAAYPERPITIVSPFPAGGATDTLTRVLAERMAKALDQSIIVENKAGAGTTIGAAYVARAQPDGYTLLMATNSTLVTNRFLYKSLPYDPDGYAPIGMVGIGPLILLSNDKHGFKSTADVVAAAKQRPGNLTFATFGPGTSSHLAGELFKQEAGVDMLHVPFKGATQALPALINGDVDVFFDMVATGMPQVSAGKLKVFGITSKTRLPTLPDVPTLAEQGYPAFDLTAWFSFVAPKGTPADALATLQKALAATLQDPQVRDKMLTMGIEARSGTAQELTQQIHNEQPVIQKLVRQAGLQPQ; translated from the coding sequence ATGTTCAAGCGCATCTCTCTCTTTGCGGCCGCCGCGGCCTTGTCGGCCAGCGCCGGGCTGGCCCATGCCGCCTATCCCGAGCGGCCCATCACCATCGTGTCGCCTTTTCCCGCCGGCGGCGCCACCGACACGCTGACGCGCGTCCTGGCCGAACGCATGGCCAAGGCGCTGGACCAGAGCATCATCGTCGAGAACAAGGCCGGCGCCGGCACCACCATCGGAGCGGCCTACGTGGCCCGCGCGCAACCCGATGGCTATACCCTGCTGATGGCCACCAACTCCACGCTGGTCACCAATCGTTTCTTGTACAAATCGCTGCCGTACGACCCTGATGGCTACGCCCCCATCGGCATGGTCGGCATTGGCCCGCTGATTCTGCTGTCCAACGACAAGCACGGTTTCAAGAGCACCGCCGACGTGGTCGCGGCGGCCAAGCAACGCCCGGGCAACCTGACCTTCGCCACCTTCGGCCCGGGCACCTCGTCGCACCTGGCGGGCGAATTGTTCAAGCAGGAAGCTGGCGTCGATATGCTGCACGTGCCGTTCAAGGGCGCCACGCAGGCCCTGCCGGCGTTGATCAACGGCGACGTCGATGTGTTTTTCGACATGGTGGCCACCGGCATGCCCCAAGTTTCCGCGGGCAAGCTCAAGGTGTTCGGCATTACCAGCAAGACGCGCCTGCCGACGCTGCCCGACGTGCCTACGCTGGCCGAACAGGGCTACCCCGCCTTCGACCTGACAGCATGGTTCAGCTTCGTGGCGCCCAAAGGCACGCCGGCCGATGCGCTGGCTACGCTGCAGAAGGCCCTGGCCGCCACGCTGCAAGATCCGCAGGTGCGCGACAAGATGCTGACTATGGGCATCGAGGCGCGTTCGGGTACCGCACAGGAACTCACGCAGCAGATCCACAACGAACAGCCGGTCATTCAGAAACTGGTGCGCCAGGCCGGCCTTCAGCCGCAATAG
- a CDS encoding sulfurtransferase, translated as MTMTLISAADLAERLQSPGVRIFDVRHDLADHAAGRRAYEQGHIPGARYLDHETELAAPRTGSNGRHPLPARADLAALMAGHGVHPDSLVVAYDASGGMFAAHLWWMLRWLGHERVVVLDGGWQGWLAAGHPVDTVTVAAEPLAGAAAPAAPSLVDTVDADAVLANLSRPAFTVLDARAANRYRGEVEPMDPVAGHIPGALNRPNGENLQADGRFKPAAQLRAEFAGLLGERDPRTVVHQCGSGITACHNLLAMEIAGLEGSRLYPGSWSEWCSDPARPVARGA; from the coding sequence ATGACCATGACGCTGATTTCCGCCGCCGACCTGGCCGAGCGCCTGCAATCGCCCGGCGTGCGCATTTTCGATGTGCGTCACGACCTGGCCGACCACGCGGCCGGACGGCGCGCCTACGAGCAAGGCCATATTCCCGGCGCACGCTACCTTGATCATGAAACCGAGCTGGCCGCGCCGCGCACCGGCAGCAACGGCCGCCACCCGCTGCCGGCGCGCGCCGATCTGGCGGCCCTGATGGCCGGTCATGGCGTACATCCCGACAGCCTGGTGGTGGCGTACGACGCCAGCGGCGGCATGTTCGCCGCGCACCTGTGGTGGATGCTGCGCTGGCTGGGCCACGAGCGCGTGGTGGTGCTGGATGGCGGCTGGCAGGGCTGGCTCGCCGCCGGGCATCCGGTGGATACGGTCACGGTCGCGGCTGAACCGCTTGCCGGCGCCGCGGCTCCGGCTGCCCCGTCGCTGGTCGATACGGTGGACGCCGATGCGGTGCTGGCCAATCTGTCCCGGCCGGCCTTCACCGTGCTCGACGCGCGCGCCGCCAATCGCTACCGTGGCGAGGTTGAACCCATGGATCCGGTGGCTGGGCATATTCCCGGCGCGCTGAATCGCCCCAATGGCGAAAACCTGCAGGCGGACGGCCGCTTCAAGCCGGCCGCGCAGTTGCGCGCCGAGTTTGCCGGCCTGCTGGGCGAGCGCGATCCGCGCACGGTGGTGCACCAGTGCGGCTCGGGCATCACGGCCTGCCACAATCTGCTGGCCATGGAAATCGCCGGGCTGGAGGGCTCGCGCCTGTATCCGGGGTCGTGGAGCGAATGGTGCAGCGACCCGGCCCGGCCGGTGGCGCGCGGCGCCTGA
- the dxs gene encoding 1-deoxy-D-xylulose-5-phosphate synthase — MTTELLDRIHSPDDVRQLDRRELKALAEELRGFVLESVSRTGGHLSSNLGTVELTLALHRVFDTPHDRIVWDVGHQSYPHKILTGRRAGMASLRQEGGISGFPKRSESEYDAFGTAHSSTSISAALGMAVASRNAGIQRQHIAVIGDGAMSAGMAFEAMNNAGVTPDINLLVVLNDNDMSISPPVGALNRYLARLMSGRFYAAAKNVGRAMLQHVPPVLELARRFEEHAKGMVTPATLFEEFGFNYVGPIDGHDLDALVPTLQNLKALQGLQFLHVVTRKGHGYKLAEADPVLYHGPGKFDPAVGIQQGKASTRKTFTQVFGQWLCDMAERDERLVGITPAMREGSGLVEFERRFPRRYFDVGIAEQHAVTFAAGLACEGQKPVVAIYSTFLQRGYDQLIHDVALQNLDVTFALDRAGLVGADGATHAGNYDIAYLRCVPNMVVAAPSDENEARLLLSTCYEYPGPASVRYPRGAGRGAEISPGLDTVPMGKGIVRRQGRGIAILAFGTLTQAALAAAEALDATVADMRFVKPIDRELILQLAAGHDAIVTVEEAAIMGGAGSAVIEVLHHEGVVVPVLQLGLPDRFIDHGDQAALLAGLGLDAAGIERSIRARFEKSNLQSGAQTK; from the coding sequence ATGACGACAGAATTGCTGGACCGCATCCACTCGCCCGACGACGTGCGCCAACTGGACCGCCGCGAACTCAAGGCGCTGGCCGAAGAGCTGCGCGGCTTCGTGCTGGAGTCGGTATCCAGGACAGGCGGCCACTTGTCGTCCAACCTGGGCACCGTCGAACTCACCCTGGCCCTGCACCGCGTGTTCGATACTCCGCACGACCGCATCGTCTGGGATGTCGGGCACCAGTCGTATCCTCACAAGATACTCACCGGACGCCGCGCCGGCATGGCCAGCCTGCGCCAGGAAGGCGGCATCTCCGGCTTTCCCAAGCGCAGCGAATCCGAATACGACGCTTTCGGCACGGCCCATTCTTCGACTTCGATCTCCGCCGCGCTGGGCATGGCCGTGGCCTCGCGCAATGCCGGCATACAGCGCCAGCACATCGCGGTGATCGGCGACGGCGCCATGTCGGCCGGCATGGCCTTCGAGGCCATGAACAACGCCGGCGTCACTCCGGACATCAACCTGTTGGTGGTGCTGAACGACAACGATATGTCGATCTCGCCGCCGGTGGGGGCGCTGAACCGCTACCTGGCCCGCCTGATGTCGGGGCGTTTCTATGCCGCAGCCAAGAACGTCGGCCGCGCCATGCTGCAGCATGTGCCGCCGGTGCTCGAACTGGCGCGCCGCTTCGAAGAGCACGCCAAGGGCATGGTCACGCCGGCCACGCTGTTCGAAGAGTTCGGCTTCAACTATGTCGGGCCCATCGACGGCCACGATCTCGACGCCCTGGTGCCCACGCTGCAGAACCTCAAGGCGCTGCAGGGCTTGCAGTTCCTGCATGTGGTCACGCGCAAGGGGCATGGCTACAAACTGGCCGAGGCCGATCCGGTGCTGTACCACGGGCCGGGCAAGTTCGATCCGGCCGTTGGCATCCAGCAGGGCAAGGCGTCCACGCGCAAGACCTTCACCCAGGTGTTCGGCCAGTGGTTGTGCGACATGGCCGAGCGCGACGAGCGGCTGGTGGGCATTACCCCGGCCATGCGCGAAGGCAGCGGCCTGGTCGAGTTCGAGCGGCGGTTCCCGCGCCGCTACTTCGACGTGGGCATTGCCGAACAGCATGCCGTCACGTTCGCCGCGGGCCTGGCCTGCGAAGGCCAGAAGCCGGTGGTGGCCATTTATTCCACATTCCTGCAGCGCGGCTACGACCAGCTCATCCACGACGTGGCCCTGCAGAACCTGGACGTCACTTTCGCCCTGGACCGCGCCGGCCTGGTCGGCGCCGACGGCGCCACGCACGCGGGCAATTACGACATCGCCTACCTGCGCTGCGTGCCGAACATGGTGGTGGCCGCGCCCTCTGATGAAAACGAAGCGCGGCTGCTGCTGTCGACCTGTTATGAGTATCCCGGCCCGGCTTCCGTGCGTTATCCGCGCGGGGCCGGCCGCGGCGCAGAAATCTCGCCCGGCCTGGACACCGTGCCCATGGGCAAGGGTATCGTCCGCCGCCAGGGGCGGGGCATCGCCATCCTGGCGTTCGGCACCTTGACGCAGGCGGCGCTGGCGGCGGCCGAGGCGCTGGACGCCACCGTGGCCGACATGCGCTTCGTCAAGCCCATCGACCGCGAACTGATCCTGCAGCTGGCTGCCGGCCACGACGCGATCGTCACCGTCGAAGAAGCGGCCATCATGGGCGGCGCCGGCAGCGCGGTCATCGAGGTGCTGCACCACGAAGGCGTGGTCGTGCCGGTGCTGCAGCTGGGCCTGCCCGACCGCTTCATCGATCATGGCGACCAGGCGGCGCTATTGGCCGGACTGGGGCTGGATGCCGCCGGCATCGAGCGTTCGATTCGTGCCCGGTTTGAAAAATCAAACCTTCAGTCCGGAGCGCAGACGAAATAA
- a CDS encoding acyltransferase, whose protein sequence is MPDSADRLNRLDAARWLAALAVVLLHSAAQAVSDAGAYGSGDWLAANLYDSAARWCVPVFVMVSGALLLDAGRPQDARSFYLRRAARICAPLVFWTLFYLSWRTLLDWWDDGRLDLSFWPRKVAEGAPYYHLWYLYMIVGLYLFAPLVRGLYQRSLPAARRLWVVGILGIAILDALYRQALGAGQGFFLTWFLPYLGYFVAGRMIFDGELRVPRPALVLALSVAATAWGVSTLSEAGRLNLYFYDYFSLTVPFMSLAAFQWIIDTPRVPALSTLAPLTFGVYLIHPLFLDLADRAGAYAGHGTAWSVPLLTAAVFGLSAASSWLLRRHPVTRRLV, encoded by the coding sequence ATGCCTGATTCCGCAGACCGCCTGAACCGACTCGACGCCGCGCGCTGGCTGGCCGCGCTGGCAGTGGTATTACTGCACAGCGCGGCGCAGGCCGTGTCCGACGCGGGCGCCTACGGCAGCGGCGACTGGCTGGCGGCCAACCTGTACGACTCGGCGGCGCGCTGGTGCGTGCCGGTGTTCGTCATGGTCAGCGGCGCCCTGCTGCTCGATGCCGGCCGGCCGCAGGATGCGCGCAGCTTCTACCTGCGCCGGGCCGCGCGCATCTGCGCGCCGCTGGTGTTCTGGACGCTGTTTTACCTGAGCTGGCGGACCCTGCTCGACTGGTGGGACGACGGCCGCCTCGACCTCTCGTTCTGGCCTCGCAAGGTGGCCGAAGGCGCCCCCTATTACCACCTGTGGTACCTGTACATGATCGTCGGGCTGTACCTGTTCGCCCCGCTGGTGCGGGGGCTGTATCAGCGCAGCCTGCCGGCCGCGCGCCGGCTGTGGGTGGTGGGCATCCTGGGCATCGCCATTCTCGACGCGCTGTATCGCCAGGCGCTGGGCGCGGGCCAGGGTTTCTTCCTGACCTGGTTCCTGCCCTACCTGGGTTATTTCGTGGCCGGGCGCATGATTTTCGACGGCGAGCTGCGCGTGCCGCGCCCTGCCCTGGTGCTCGCGCTGAGCGTCGCCGCCACGGCCTGGGGAGTATCCACCTTGTCCGAGGCGGGCAGGCTGAATCTGTACTTCTACGATTACTTCAGCCTCACAGTGCCGTTCATGTCGCTGGCGGCGTTCCAGTGGATCATCGACACGCCGCGCGTGCCGGCGCTATCGACGCTGGCCCCGCTGACCTTCGGGGTGTACCTGATCCATCCGCTGTTCCTCGACCTGGCCGATCGCGCCGGCGCCTACGCGGGGCACGGCACAGCCTGGAGCGTGCCGTTGTTGACGGCAGCAGTGTTCGGCCTGTCAGCCGCCAGCAGCTGGCTGTTGCGCCGGCACCCGGTGACACGTCGCCTGGTGTAA
- a CDS encoding aromatic ring-hydroxylating oxygenase subunit alpha, protein MTDVGRMAHVVPARTQLPVSAYFDEARFKREQELIFKQSSLYIGHQKLVPEVGDWRTLPQEDGGRVLVRNAQGVELISNVCRHRQALMLGGQAGNVSGAGHGNLKETGGNIVCPLHRWTYNNQGELLGAPQFDSTPCMNLQRFRLRDCHGLLFEGPRDPQADLAPLFARPEFDFGDYVLDHVEVHQCNYNWKTFIEVYLEDYHVGPFHPGLGRFVTCDDLSWEFAEWYSLQRVGVHKALAQPGSEVYKQWHDRVLDYRAGDAPDFGAVWVTYFPTHMIELYPHVLVLSTLYPKSPQETVNVVEFYYPEEIVAFEREFVEAQRAAYMETAIEDDEIAERMDAGRKALMLRGADEAGPYQSPMEDGMQHFHEWYRRIMQE, encoded by the coding sequence ATGACCGACGTTGGTCGGATGGCGCATGTCGTGCCGGCTCGCACTCAGCTTCCCGTCAGTGCATATTTTGACGAAGCCCGCTTCAAGCGCGAGCAAGAACTCATCTTCAAGCAATCTTCGCTGTATATCGGCCACCAGAAGCTGGTGCCTGAAGTCGGCGATTGGCGCACCCTGCCCCAAGAAGACGGCGGGCGCGTGCTGGTGCGCAACGCCCAGGGCGTCGAACTGATCTCGAACGTCTGCCGCCACCGCCAGGCCCTGATGCTGGGCGGCCAGGCCGGCAATGTCAGCGGCGCCGGGCACGGCAACCTGAAGGAAACCGGGGGCAATATCGTCTGCCCCCTGCACCGCTGGACCTACAACAACCAGGGCGAACTGCTGGGCGCCCCGCAATTCGACTCCACGCCCTGCATGAACCTGCAGCGTTTCCGCCTGCGCGACTGCCACGGCCTGCTGTTCGAGGGCCCGCGCGATCCGCAAGCCGACCTGGCCCCGCTCTTTGCGCGGCCCGAGTTCGACTTCGGCGACTACGTGCTGGATCACGTCGAGGTGCACCAGTGCAACTACAACTGGAAGACCTTCATCGAGGTCTACCTTGAGGACTACCACGTCGGCCCGTTCCATCCGGGCCTGGGGCGCTTCGTCACCTGCGACGATCTCAGCTGGGAGTTCGCCGAGTGGTACAGCCTGCAACGCGTGGGCGTGCACAAGGCGCTGGCCCAGCCCGGCTCCGAGGTCTACAAGCAGTGGCACGATCGCGTGCTCGACTACCGGGCCGGCGACGCCCCGGATTTCGGCGCGGTGTGGGTCACGTATTTCCCGACCCACATGATCGAGCTGTACCCGCACGTGCTGGTGCTGTCCACGCTATACCCCAAGAGCCCGCAGGAAACGGTCAACGTGGTCGAGTTCTACTACCCCGAAGAAATCGTCGCCTTCGAGCGCGAATTCGTCGAGGCGCAGCGTGCAGCCTACATGGAAACCGCCATCGAAGACGACGAGATCGCCGAACGCATGGACGCGGGCCGCAAAGCCCTGATGCTGCGCGGCGCCGACGAAGCCGGGCCATACCAGTCGCCCATGGAAGACGGCATGCAGCACTTCCATGAGTGGTATCGCCGCATCATGCAAGAATAG
- a CDS encoding exodeoxyribonuclease VII small subunit, translated as MATSPQTDPQHDDRPLPQDFETALAELETLVAAMEDGSLPLEQSLAAYRRGVELTRVCQERLAQAEQQVKVLEDGLLRPLDPRALDDE; from the coding sequence TTGGCCACATCTCCGCAAACCGATCCGCAGCACGACGACCGTCCCTTGCCCCAGGATTTCGAAACCGCGCTGGCCGAGCTTGAAACGCTCGTCGCCGCCATGGAAGACGGGTCGCTGCCGCTCGAGCAATCGCTGGCCGCCTACCGGCGCGGCGTCGAGCTGACGCGCGTCTGCCAAGAGCGGCTGGCCCAGGCCGAACAGCAGGTCAAAGTGCTGGAAGACGGCCTGCTGCGGCCGCTGGATCCGCGCGCGCTCGACGACGAATAA
- a CDS encoding polyprenyl synthetase family protein, with the protein MKQQHLAFADWLQGRAQHIEAVLDECLPAADALPARLHEAMRYAVLGGGKRIRAALVYAAGQACPVNGSAVAIQASMDRAAAAVELIHAYSLIHDDLPCMDDDTLRRGRPTTHVQFDEATAMLAGDALQPLAFELLADMPIAPALVVQATQALARAAGSLGMAGGQAIDLHSVGQALSRDELQTMHSMKTGAMLACSVALGGIVSGASSSTRQALDDYAQAVGLAFQVVDDILDVTADSASLGKTPGKDAAGNKPTYVSLLGLDDARALAEELRGAAHAALTPLGDAGSTLARLADYIVLRDR; encoded by the coding sequence ATGAAGCAACAACATCTTGCGTTCGCGGACTGGTTGCAGGGCCGTGCGCAACATATCGAAGCCGTGCTGGACGAATGCTTGCCGGCGGCCGACGCGCTGCCCGCGCGCCTGCACGAAGCCATGCGCTACGCGGTGCTGGGCGGCGGCAAGCGCATTCGCGCCGCGCTGGTGTATGCCGCCGGCCAGGCCTGCCCCGTCAATGGCAGCGCGGTGGCTATTCAGGCCTCGATGGACCGCGCCGCCGCGGCCGTCGAGCTGATCCACGCGTATTCGCTGATCCACGACGATCTGCCCTGCATGGACGACGACACGTTGCGCCGCGGCCGGCCCACCACGCACGTGCAATTCGATGAAGCCACCGCGATGCTGGCGGGCGATGCCTTGCAGCCGCTGGCCTTCGAGCTGCTGGCCGACATGCCCATCGCGCCTGCGCTGGTAGTGCAGGCCACGCAGGCCCTGGCCCGCGCGGCCGGTAGCCTGGGCATGGCGGGCGGGCAGGCCATCGACCTGCACAGTGTCGGCCAGGCCTTGTCGCGCGACGAACTGCAGACCATGCACAGCATGAAAACCGGCGCCATGCTGGCATGCAGCGTGGCGCTGGGCGGCATTGTTTCGGGGGCCAGTTCCAGCACCCGGCAGGCGCTGGACGATTACGCGCAGGCCGTCGGCCTGGCCTTCCAGGTGGTGGACGACATCCTCGACGTTACCGCCGATAGCGCCAGCCTGGGCAAGACGCCCGGCAAAGACGCCGCCGGCAACAAGCCCACCTATGTATCGCTGTTGGGGCTGGACGACGCCCGCGCGCTGGCCGAAGAGCTGCGTGGCGCCGCGCACGCGGCCCTGACGCCGCTGGGCGATGCCGGCTCGACGCTGGCCCGCCTGGCAGACTACATCGTACTCAGAGACCGCTGA